A genomic segment from Corythoichthys intestinalis isolate RoL2023-P3 chromosome 2, ASM3026506v1, whole genome shotgun sequence encodes:
- the rbm10 gene encoding RNA-binding protein 10, whose amino-acid sequence MDTERRGGRGDRIGRYGNTHNDHNFRDMDYRGFGQEDETTEAEYDVRNEDRPYVHNESSLSASEVLPGQFQEDQGFHQRENGGSEVKKLLWPPGSKSSTDVFDEEKTTKRDFERLRTGSEGKGRRKCSRNFDGNSHLGSGEGNRVRQSGACFEQMEHNFERQREEGRFSHGAGIRKMFPSEPEGHGLCSSESDLSYDEVEQRDQDYRADQDYNQRPSNIVMLRMLPPNATANEIWAALQEQGIQPKEVRLMRNKSSGQSRGFAFVEFNLIQEATRWMETNQCVLMILGHRVSMHYSNPKPRANEDWLCNKCGVQNFKRRERCFKCSAPKSEAELKLPQLHTDTSLTLQKESAQGLLPLPTPFQASVSAPHSGQVTHQADVANDTLILRNLGQHTTVETILSALASFATLSPSNIRLIKDKNTNLNRGFAFLQLSTIVEASQLLQILQALKQPLSIDGKVIVVEFAKGSKRDVFVADSSRVNAASVASTAIAAAQWAVTQTAQNGGEMYQHGAAIAYTKEGNGYSLPDGQHFQVQADTRVAVLPSTGTPLRGMYSASATPTAVIPGQALASGIAIMQQPQTQTPNAQVEIVGKPQPAVSSQPATPGTAHELQRYPVPDVTTYQYDESSGYYYDPLTGLYYDPNSQYYYNPHTQQFMYWEGEKHTYISATSGQSNAEGVPTGDDAPPTDMFPNLGSKEKKDKPKSKTAQQIAKDMERWAKSLNRHKENMRSVSSSLATGSTDRRESASADAGYAVLEKKGTLLERPQIFLDQLRQPESPPPQQLGLVPAYSGESDSEEEGGEKGEKEGKMTDWVKLACLLCRRQFPSKEALIRHQQLSELHKQNLEQRRMQEAAGKERQTDELQAPDSKKRKTTAMDGLTGSSLGARMLQGGVKKGLLLRNMQMQ is encoded by the exons ATGGATACTGAGCGGAG AGGTGGTCGAGGTGATCGCATTGGTCGATACGGCAACACACACAATGACCACAACTTTCGAGACATGGACTACCGTGGTTTTGGCCAAGAAGATGAGACAACCGAAGCAGAATATGATGTCCGCAATGAGGACAGACCTTACGTCCATAACGAATCATCTTTGAGCGCCTCTGAAGTCTTACCAGGTCAATTCCAAGAGGACCAAGGGTTTCATCAGAGAGAGAATGGAGGTAGTGAAGTCAAAAAGCTCCTGTGGCCTCCAGGCTCCAAGTCCTCAACTGATGTGTTTGATGAGGAGAAAACAACAAAGAGAGATTTTGAAAGGCTTCGAACTGGATCAGAGGGGAAAGGAAGGAGGAAATGTAGTAGAAACTTTGATGGCAACTCACATTTAGGGAGTGGGGAAGGAAACAGAGTTCGTCAAAGCGGTGCCTGTTTTGAACAGATGGAGCACAACTTTGAGCGGCAAAGAGAGGAGGGCAGATTCTCTCATGGAGCAGGAATCAGAAAG ATGTTTCCAAGTGAGCCTGAGGGACATGGCCTTTGTAGTTCTGAATCGGACCTGTCTTATGATGAAGTAGAGCAAAGGGACCAAGATTATCGAGCTGATCAAGACTACAATCAGAGGCCCAGCAACATTGTAATGCTTCGCATGCTGCCACCCAACGCAACTGCTAATGAG ATCTGGGCAGCACTTCAAGAGCAGGGGATCCAGCCCAAAGAGGTTCGACTCATGAGGAACAAATCCTCAG GTCAGAGCCGAGGATTCGCCTTCGTCGAGTTTAATCTCATACAGGAGGCCACCCGCTGGATGGAGACCAACCAG TGCGTGCTCATGATTCTGGGACATCGAGTGTCCATGCACTATAGCAACCCTAAACCACGAGCCAATGAGGACTGGCTTTGCAACAAG TGTGGAGTGCAAAACTTTAAAAGAAGGGAAAGGTGCTTCAAATGTAGTGCACCCAAATCAG AAGCAGAGCTGAAGTTACCACAATTGCACACAGATACATCACTTACGCTTCAAAAAGAGAGTGCCCAAGGCTTGCTGCCCCTTCCAACACCATTTCAGGCCTCTGTTTCTGCGCCCCATTCAGGCCAAgttacacatcaagcagatgttgCCAATGATA CTCTGATCCTGAGAAACCTTGGACAGCATACAACAGTTGAAACCATTTTATCTGCATTGGCCTCATTTGCCACTCTGTCACCTTCCAACATTCGCCTCATTAAGGACAAGAACACAAATCTCAACAGGGGCTTTGCTTTTCTGCAGCTCTCCACCATAGTG GAGGCATCTCAGCTCCTACAGATCTTGCAGGCTCTCAAGCAGCCACTTTCTATTGATGGAAAGGTGATTGTGGTGGAGTTTGCTAAAGGCTCTAAGCG TGACGTGTTTGTAGCAGATAGCAGTCGAGTGAATGCTGCTTCCGTGGCCAGCACTGCTattgctgcagcacagtgggctGTTACACAG ACTGCACAAAATGGTGGTGAAATGTATCAGCACGGAGCGGCAATAGCATATACTAAGGAGGGTAATGGTTACTCTTTGCCAGATGGGCAACATTTTCAAGTCCAGGCAGACACCAGGGTTGCCGTTCTGCCAAGTACAGGAACACCTCTGAGGGGGATGTATTCGGCATCAGCTACCCCAA CTGCAGTGATTCCAGGTCAAGCGTTAGCATCTGGAATAGCTATCATGCAGCAGCCTCAAACTCAGACTCCTAATGCCCAG gttgaaatagttggaaaaccCCAACCAGCTGTATCCAGCCAGCCCGCAACACCAGGCACCGCTCATGAGCTCCAGCGATATC CTGTACCAGATGTAACCACATACCAATATGATGAAAGCTCAGGCTACTATTATGATCCACTGACAGGACTCTATTACGACCCAAACTCCCAG TACTATTACAACCCACACACTCAGCAGTTCATGTACTGGGAAGGAGAAAAGCACACATACATTTCTGCCACTTCTGGACAGTCAAATGCAGAAGGTGTGCCCACTGGTGATGATGCACCCCCCACAGACATGTTTCCTAATCTTGGCAGCAAGGAGAAAAAAGATAAGCCCAAAAGTAAAACTGCTCAACAG ATTGCCAAAGATATGGAACGTTGGGCCAAGAGTCTGAATAGACACAAGGAAAACATGCGCTCTGTTTCCTCTTCCCTTGCGACTGGTTCCACTGATCGTAGAGAATCTGCCAGCGCAGATGCGGGTTATGCTGTTCTTGAGAAAAAG GGGACGCTGTTAGAGCGGCCTCAAATCTTCCTTGACCAGCTCAGACAACCAGAA TCACCCCCTCCACAGCAGCTGGGTCTTGTTCCAGCCTACAGTGGGGAAAGTGACAGCGAAGAAGAAGGAGGCGAGAAAGGTGAGAAGGAAGGGAAGATGACTGACTGGGTGAAACTGGCCTGTCTGCTGTGTAGAAGACAGTTTCCTAGCAAAGAGGCCCTTATTCGGCACCAGCAGCTCTCTGAACTACATAAG CAAAATCTAGAGCAAAGAAGAATGCAGGAAGCTGCAGGAAAGGAG AGACAAACAGATGAACTCCAAGCTCCTGATTCGAAGAAAAGGAAGACAACTGCCAT GGATGGGCTCACTGGCTCCAGTCTTGGTGCAAGAATGCTCCAAGGAGGAGTGAAAAAGGGACTTCTGTTGCGCAATATGCAAATGCAGTGA